One window of Novosphingobium sp. P6W genomic DNA carries:
- a CDS encoding EAL domain-containing protein produces MGVKRDDQVHRDPKGIAAKGKAAKGITDRLTGIPGVEAVHDRVAAWRDDPVLMPHMAHVHAMLLSLRRLDAINMAYGAAAGDGALEEVAARIGHFAEEELDGPWLLARAGGGSFLLVANEACSRERWQLVADQLADMIARPIPISTGILRLSPRVALIRALTGESVESMLDRLGHALGDAHEQHGTRLAWADGEVTPPGRSAQQLEADLLIAIDNDEIEVLFQPQFDLTDDSLTGAEALARWNHPQLGRIGAGALFAIAERADYVGPLSRHIAHKAMWAAKEWPGDLRLSINVTAADLAFGSYTRQMLDLVRESGFPPRRLTLEVTEQTLIGDITLAARTMADFSAQGIRIALDDFGAGFCNFRYLKVLPIHYLKLDRSMIDGITTDRRDVAVLRAIVAMARALDLQVIAEGIEEEGQRVVAAREGCAYFQGFLRAQPMSAAMFDKLARAEELKEASRGA; encoded by the coding sequence ATGGGCGTAAAACGAGACGATCAGGTTCACAGGGATCCCAAGGGCATAGCGGCCAAGGGCAAGGCCGCCAAAGGGATCACGGACCGCCTTACCGGCATTCCGGGGGTCGAGGCGGTGCACGACCGCGTCGCCGCCTGGCGCGATGATCCGGTGCTGATGCCGCACATGGCGCACGTCCACGCCATGTTGCTCAGTCTGCGCCGCCTCGATGCGATCAACATGGCCTACGGAGCCGCCGCTGGTGACGGCGCGCTGGAAGAAGTCGCCGCGCGCATCGGCCATTTCGCCGAAGAGGAACTGGACGGACCCTGGCTGCTCGCCCGCGCCGGGGGTGGGAGCTTCCTCCTCGTTGCCAACGAAGCCTGTAGCCGTGAGCGTTGGCAACTGGTCGCGGACCAGCTTGCCGACATGATCGCGCGGCCCATCCCGATCTCCACCGGCATTCTGCGGCTATCCCCGCGTGTGGCGCTGATCCGCGCGCTGACCGGGGAGAGCGTCGAATCGATGCTAGACCGGCTTGGCCATGCGCTGGGCGACGCCCACGAACAGCACGGCACCCGTCTTGCCTGGGCAGACGGCGAAGTCACGCCGCCGGGGCGCTCTGCCCAGCAGTTGGAAGCAGACCTCCTCATTGCCATCGACAATGACGAGATCGAGGTGCTGTTCCAGCCCCAGTTCGATTTGACGGATGACAGCCTCACCGGCGCCGAAGCCCTCGCACGGTGGAACCACCCGCAGCTTGGCCGCATCGGCGCCGGGGCGCTTTTCGCCATCGCCGAACGGGCGGATTACGTCGGCCCGCTGTCGCGCCATATCGCCCACAAGGCCATGTGGGCGGCCAAGGAATGGCCGGGAGACCTGCGTCTCTCGATCAACGTTACGGCGGCAGACCTGGCGTTCGGCAGCTATACCCGACAGATGCTCGACCTCGTGCGCGAAAGCGGCTTCCCGCCGCGCCGGCTGACGCTGGAAGTGACCGAGCAGACGCTGATCGGCGATATCACGCTGGCAGCGCGGACCATGGCGGACTTTTCGGCGCAAGGCATCCGCATCGCACTGGATGATTTCGGCGCGGGCTTCTGCAATTTCCGCTACCTCAAGGTTCTGCCGATCCACTACCTCAAGCTCGACCGCTCGATGATCGATGGCATCACTACAGACCGCCGTGACGTGGCGGTACTGCGCGCAATCGTGGCGATGGCGCGGGCGCTGGACCTTCAGGTGATCGCCGAGGGCATCGAGGAGGAAGGCCAGCGCGTTGTCGCGGCGCGTGAGGGGTGCGCTTATTTTCAGGGGTTTTTGCGGGCGCAGCCGATGAGTGCGGCTATGTTTGACAAACTGGCGCGAGCGGAAGAACTCAAGGAAGCAAGCAGGGGAGCATAG
- the mfd gene encoding transcription-repair coupling factor, which produces MTDFSRILSATTPLTLASVTRGSQPLVMADLARAADSAKSSGRAVFVADNEAAMRAVAEAAQFFAPELDVIEFPAWDCLPYDRASPALSVSARRLAALHRLQLKRSGPQLLVTTTNAMLQRVLTPFRIRESVRLLKPGMEVGHESLIALLRRQGYQRTDTAIDAGEFAVRGSIFDIVPSGLKSGEDAAGLRLDFFGDELETLRLFDTGTQRSTGTVPDHLLLPASEALLDDDTVKRFRTRYREMFGANATADPLYQAVSDGRRLAGMEHWLPLFEDRLVTLFDHLGDDDLVIIDSPALGAVDERFTDIADYHRARTETSGQKAGSYRPLRIDSLYLNREEFDFAVTALPVHRADPFAQPESAKVIDFGFGNARDFTPERARGDNAYEAAAKHLQAVGKSGRKAILAAYSTGSRARLASILGEAKGPEPRLADTWQEALGLAVQGRSAALVLPLETGFSNQSVEVITEQDILGDRLVRRKKRKKDSDAFLAELAALTPGDLIVHMDHGIGRYEGLQSIPVGKSPHDCVMLTYSGGDKLYIPVENLDVLSRYGSESEGAVLDKLGGEAWQKRRAKLKERIREIAGELMKTAAERALREAPALVAEESSFNQFIDRFPWQETEDQEAAIGDTLEDLASGRPMDRLVCGDVGFGKTEVALRAAFVAAMAGQQVAVVAPTTLLARQHYSGFADRFAGFPLNVGRLSRLVPEKEAKATREGLADGTMDVVCGTHAILSKTVSFKRLGLVIVDEEQRFGVNHKEKLKQLRADVHVLTLTATPIPRTLQMAMSGLRELSTIQTPPVDRLAVRTYVMEWDEMVMREALLREHHRGGQSFIVVPRIADMAEVEDWLSKNVPEVKVISAHGQMSAGDVEERMSAFYEGKYEVLLSTTIVESGIDIPRANTIIIHRADRFGLAQLYQLRGRVGRSKLRAYAYLTTPPGQALSEVSEKRLKVLGDLDSLGAGFQLASHDLDIRGAGNLLGDEQSGHIREVGFELYQSMLEDAILAARAGGVGLEKDTSGLSPQITVEAPIMIPEEYVPDLAVRMALYRRLNDADSRAEIESLSAEMIDRFGPLPQPTANLVQLIQIKRQAIEAHIAKIDVGPRGTLVSFHNDSFPNPEGLIAYADRLQGAIKLRPDNKLVLQRAWGDPKSRLNGLLQLTKGLSAVARKG; this is translated from the coding sequence ATGACTGATTTTTCCCGCATCCTCTCCGCCACGACGCCGCTGACGCTGGCTTCGGTGACGCGCGGCTCCCAGCCGCTGGTCATGGCCGACCTCGCCCGCGCTGCCGACAGCGCCAAAAGCAGCGGCCGCGCTGTCTTCGTCGCCGATAACGAGGCCGCGATGCGCGCCGTCGCCGAGGCCGCGCAGTTCTTCGCGCCTGAACTCGACGTGATCGAGTTTCCGGCGTGGGACTGCCTGCCTTACGACCGCGCCAGCCCCGCGCTATCGGTCAGCGCCCGGCGCCTGGCCGCGCTGCACCGGCTGCAACTGAAACGCAGTGGCCCGCAGCTTCTCGTCACCACGACGAACGCCATGCTCCAGCGCGTGCTCACCCCGTTTCGCATCCGCGAATCGGTGCGTCTGCTCAAGCCTGGCATGGAAGTGGGCCATGAAAGCCTGATCGCGCTGCTGCGCCGTCAGGGTTACCAGCGCACCGACACCGCGATCGACGCGGGCGAATTCGCCGTGCGCGGCTCGATCTTCGACATCGTGCCATCGGGCCTTAAGTCCGGGGAAGACGCAGCCGGCCTGCGCCTCGACTTCTTCGGGGACGAGCTGGAAACGCTGCGCCTGTTCGACACCGGCACTCAGCGCTCTACCGGCACGGTGCCCGATCACCTGCTGTTGCCCGCCAGCGAGGCACTGCTGGACGACGACACCGTCAAGCGTTTTCGCACCCGCTACCGCGAGATGTTCGGCGCCAATGCCACCGCCGATCCGCTTTATCAGGCGGTCAGCGACGGGCGCCGCCTCGCCGGCATGGAACACTGGCTGCCGCTGTTCGAGGACCGGCTGGTCACCCTGTTCGACCACCTTGGCGACGACGACCTTGTCATCATCGACAGCCCCGCCCTGGGCGCCGTTGACGAGCGTTTTACCGATATCGCCGACTATCACCGGGCACGCACCGAAACCTCAGGGCAAAAGGCCGGTTCCTACCGTCCGCTGCGGATCGATTCGCTCTACCTGAACCGCGAAGAATTCGACTTCGCCGTCACCGCGCTGCCGGTCCACCGCGCCGATCCCTTCGCCCAGCCCGAATCGGCCAAGGTCATCGACTTCGGTTTCGGCAACGCCCGCGATTTCACGCCCGAACGCGCGCGCGGCGACAACGCCTACGAAGCCGCCGCAAAGCATCTTCAGGCCGTCGGCAAGTCAGGCCGCAAAGCCATCCTTGCCGCCTACTCCACCGGCAGCCGGGCCCGCCTTGCCTCGATTCTGGGTGAGGCAAAAGGCCCCGAACCGCGCCTTGCCGATACCTGGCAGGAAGCGCTCGGCCTTGCCGTTCAGGGCCGTTCCGCCGCGCTGGTACTGCCGCTCGAAACCGGGTTCTCGAACCAGTCGGTCGAGGTCATCACCGAGCAGGACATTCTTGGCGACCGCCTTGTCCGCCGCAAGAAGCGCAAAAAGGACTCCGACGCCTTCCTCGCCGAACTGGCGGCGCTGACGCCCGGCGACCTGATCGTCCACATGGACCACGGCATCGGCCGCTACGAAGGTTTGCAGTCGATCCCGGTCGGCAAGTCCCCGCACGACTGCGTGATGCTGACCTACTCGGGCGGCGACAAGCTCTACATCCCGGTCGAAAACCTCGACGTCCTCTCGCGCTACGGCAGCGAGAGCGAAGGCGCCGTGCTCGACAAGCTGGGCGGCGAGGCATGGCAGAAGCGCCGCGCCAAGCTGAAGGAACGCATCCGCGAGATCGCCGGCGAACTGATGAAGACCGCTGCCGAGCGCGCCCTGCGCGAAGCGCCCGCGCTGGTGGCTGAGGAATCCAGCTTCAACCAGTTCATCGACCGCTTCCCCTGGCAGGAAACCGAGGACCAGGAAGCCGCCATCGGCGATACGCTGGAAGACCTCGCCAGCGGCCGCCCGATGGACCGCCTCGTCTGCGGCGACGTCGGTTTCGGCAAGACCGAAGTGGCCCTGCGCGCTGCCTTCGTGGCTGCCATGGCGGGCCAGCAGGTAGCCGTCGTCGCGCCCACCACCCTTCTCGCGCGCCAGCACTATTCCGGTTTCGCGGACCGCTTCGCCGGCTTCCCGCTCAACGTCGGCCGCCTCTCGCGCCTCGTCCCCGAAAAGGAGGCCAAGGCCACCCGCGAGGGGCTGGCCGATGGCACCATGGACGTCGTCTGCGGCACTCATGCGATCCTGTCCAAGACGGTCAGCTTCAAACGTCTCGGCCTCGTCATCGTCGATGAGGAGCAGCGTTTCGGCGTCAACCACAAGGAGAAGCTGAAGCAGCTGCGGGCCGACGTCCACGTCCTGACGCTCACCGCCACGCCCATCCCGCGCACGTTGCAAATGGCGATGTCGGGCCTGCGCGAACTCTCCACCATCCAGACCCCGCCGGTCGACCGCCTCGCGGTAAGAACCTACGTGATGGAATGGGACGAAATGGTGATGCGCGAGGCTTTGCTGCGCGAACATCACCGCGGCGGCCAGAGCTTCATCGTCGTCCCCCGCATCGCCGACATGGCCGAGGTGGAGGACTGGCTGAGCAAGAACGTCCCCGAAGTGAAAGTCATCTCTGCCCACGGCCAGATGTCGGCGGGCGACGTGGAAGAACGCATGAGCGCCTTCTACGAGGGCAAGTACGAGGTTTTGCTGTCCACCACGATCGTGGAATCGGGCATCGACATCCCGCGCGCCAACACCATCATCATCCACCGCGCCGACCGCTTCGGCCTCGCCCAGCTTTACCAGCTGCGCGGCCGCGTCGGGCGTTCGAAACTACGCGCCTATGCCTACCTGACCACGCCGCCCGGTCAGGCTTTGAGCGAAGTTTCCGAAAAGCGCCTCAAGGTACTGGGCGACCTCGATTCGTTGGGCGCAGGTTTCCAGCTGGCCAGCCACGATCTCGACATCCGCGGCGCCGGTAACCTCCTTGGCGACGAACAATCGGGCCACATCCGCGAAGTCGGCTTCGAACTTTACCAGTCGATGCTGGAAGACGCGATCCTCGCCGCCCGCGCCGGCGGCGTCGGGCTGGAGAAGGACACCTCGGGCCTGTCCCCGCAGATCACGGTCGAAGCGCCGATCATGATCCCGGAAGAATACGTCCCCGACCTCGCGGTGCGCATGGCGCTTTACCGCCGCCTAAACGACGCGGATTCGCGCGCCGAGATCGAATCGCTCTCGGCCGAAATGATCGACCGCTTCGGCCCCCTGCCCCAGCCGACCGCGAACCTCGTCCAGCTCATCCAGATCAAGCGGCAGGCGATCGAGGCCCACATTGCCAAGATCGACGTCGGCCCGCGCGGCACGCTGGTCAGCTTCCACAACGACAGCTTCCCCAACCCGGAAGGCCTCATCGCCTACGCAGACAGGCTGCAAGGCGCGATCAAGCTGCGCCCGGACAACAAGCTGGTATTGCAGCGCGCGTGGGGCGATCCAAAGAGCCGGCTCAACGGTCTGCTGCAGTTGACCAAGGGTCTCAGCGCGGTTGCGCGCAAGGGGTAA
- a CDS encoding SDR family oxidoreductase — MTAIDRLDGKRVLVTGASSGLGRHFAGVLAGAGAEVILAARRMEALEELAAEIGPAASCVAMDVTNPASIRAGFAQTGAVDVLVNNAGVSAAHSLLDVNVEEYDHIMSANLRGAFLVATEAARGMQASGKGGAIVNVASILGLRQGGQLTVYAMSKAGVLQMTKQMGLELARYGIRVNALAPGYFATDMNRDFLDSKLGEAMARRIPQRRFGKFEDLDGPLLLLCSEASRYMTGVVIPVDGGHVLSAL; from the coding sequence ATGACCGCAATCGACAGGCTGGACGGCAAGCGCGTCCTCGTAACCGGCGCATCGAGCGGACTGGGCCGCCACTTCGCGGGCGTTCTCGCAGGTGCGGGAGCCGAGGTCATACTCGCAGCCCGCCGGATGGAAGCGCTGGAGGAACTGGCTGCCGAGATCGGCCCCGCGGCGTCCTGCGTGGCGATGGACGTCACGAATCCAGCGAGCATTCGGGCGGGGTTCGCGCAGACCGGCGCGGTCGATGTGCTGGTTAACAACGCGGGCGTTTCCGCTGCGCACTCGCTGCTGGATGTGAATGTGGAAGAATACGATCACATCATGTCCGCGAACTTGCGCGGTGCTTTCCTTGTCGCCACCGAAGCAGCGCGGGGGATGCAGGCATCAGGCAAAGGCGGCGCGATCGTCAATGTCGCCTCCATCCTGGGGCTGCGGCAGGGCGGCCAGCTTACGGTCTATGCGATGAGCAAGGCGGGGGTCCTGCAGATGACGAAGCAGATGGGGCTGGAACTGGCCCGCTATGGCATCCGCGTGAATGCCTTGGCACCGGGGTATTTCGCCACCGACATGAACCGCGATTTCCTGGACAGCAAACTGGGCGAAGCAATGGCGCGGCGGATCCCCCAGCGCCGATTCGGCAAGTTCGAGGATCTTGATGGGCCGCTGCTGCTGCTGTGTTCGGAAGCGTCGCGCTATATGACCGGCGTGGTCATCCCGGTCGACGGCGGGCATGTGCTCAGCGCGTTATAA
- a CDS encoding succinate dehydrogenase assembly factor 2, giving the protein MTALSPRLARLKFRAWHRGTREADYMIGCFFDRFHAEWSEEDIVLFEKMIDEEDVDIMGWALGTLSIPEEYRGPLVERMMKLDYVVIPRD; this is encoded by the coding sequence ATGACCGCACTATCGCCCCGCCTCGCCCGTTTGAAGTTCCGCGCCTGGCACCGCGGCACCCGCGAGGCCGACTATATGATCGGCTGCTTCTTCGACCGTTTCCATGCCGAATGGTCGGAAGAGGATATCGTCCTGTTCGAGAAGATGATCGACGAGGAAGACGTCGATATCATGGGTTGGGCGCTGGGCACGCTCAGCATTCCCGAGGAATATCGCGGTCCATTGGTCGAACGCATGATGAAGCTCGACTACGTTGTGATCCCGCGCGACTGA
- a CDS encoding host attachment protein, with amino-acid sequence MLLPHGTVFAIVDGENFELYRNTGAEAEPKLTSMETPALEATNFSAGNRKTDGQTRHQARTGDGSRDGLDEAAHVAAVTGWLNEQVLSHEIEQLVVVADPRSLGEMRKHYHKQLKDVLVGEVPKTLTGRPSAEIIRVLHG; translated from the coding sequence ATGCTCTTGCCCCACGGAACCGTGTTCGCGATCGTCGACGGAGAGAACTTCGAACTCTATCGCAACACCGGCGCCGAAGCCGAGCCAAAGCTGACCTCGATGGAAACGCCGGCACTGGAAGCCACGAATTTCAGCGCCGGAAACCGCAAGACCGACGGCCAAACCCGCCATCAGGCCCGCACCGGCGACGGCAGCCGCGATGGTCTCGACGAAGCTGCCCATGTCGCGGCGGTGACTGGCTGGCTCAACGAGCAGGTGCTGTCGCATGAGATCGAACAGCTTGTGGTCGTGGCTGATCCCCGCTCGCTGGGCGAGATGCGCAAGCATTACCACAAGCAACTCAAGGATGTGTTGGTCGGCGAAGTGCCGAAGACTTTAACCGGAAGGCCCAGCGCCGAAATCATCCGCGTGCTGCACGGTTAA
- the recG gene encoding ATP-dependent DNA helicase RecG produces the protein MRPEALNSLFVETDALDGVGPKLRRPLEKLGLTRIRDLAYHLPDRFVERRAIANLDEAAVGENVIIALTPREHRSPSGRGPFRVMAEDAAGNICTITYFGRASYTAKKQLPVGELRWVAGRIDQYGQMLQIVHPEHVSEDSAAPVGKLCEPIYPLSEGMTQGRIGALVAQALKALPELPEWIEHGLIAQKDWPAWREALGEAHRGVNAPARDRLAYDELFANALALMLVRESNRSQRGTPLVGDGAMRAKLRLPFALTGAQVRSIAEIEGDLAQPSPMLRLLQGDVGSGKTVVALSSLLIAVEAGAQGALLAPTEILARQHYETLSRMLQGTGVEIALLTGRDKGKAREAILMGLLDGSIQIVVGTHAIFQDSVAYRNLALVVIDEQHRFGVGQRLMLARKGRRAPHTLAMTATPIPRTLTLAQYGEMEVSKLDELPPGRQAIDTRVISVERMDDVIGGIARHIETGQQAYWVCPMVNENENEDLAAAEARYAALKERFGDTVALVHGQLRPEAKDAAMERFARGEASLLVATTVIEVGVDVPNSTLMVIEQAERFGLAQLHQLRGRVGRGSEKSTCLLLRGTQMSETARQRLALMRETQDGFRLAEEDLQLRGGGELLGTRQSGDTPFRIASLEQIQKLLPIAHDDARLLIERDGGLAGPRGEAARLLLYLFERDWGVQLLRSG, from the coding sequence ATGCGGCCCGAAGCGCTTAATTCCCTGTTCGTCGAAACCGATGCCCTCGATGGCGTGGGGCCTAAACTCAGGCGCCCGCTGGAGAAACTCGGCCTCACCCGGATCCGCGATCTTGCCTATCACCTGCCTGATCGCTTCGTGGAGCGGCGGGCCATTGCCAATCTGGATGAGGCGGCGGTGGGCGAAAACGTCATCATCGCGCTGACCCCCCGCGAACACCGCTCGCCCAGCGGACGCGGCCCTTTTCGGGTCATGGCGGAGGATGCGGCCGGCAATATATGCACGATCACCTACTTCGGCCGGGCTTCCTATACCGCGAAGAAGCAGCTTCCGGTTGGCGAACTGCGCTGGGTGGCGGGGCGAATCGACCAGTACGGCCAGATGCTCCAGATCGTGCATCCCGAACATGTGTCGGAGGATTCCGCCGCTCCGGTCGGCAAGCTGTGCGAGCCGATCTATCCGCTTTCCGAAGGGATGACGCAGGGCCGTATCGGCGCGCTGGTGGCGCAGGCGCTCAAGGCACTGCCCGAGCTTCCCGAGTGGATCGAACACGGCCTCATCGCCCAGAAGGACTGGCCCGCCTGGCGCGAGGCGCTGGGCGAGGCGCACCGCGGCGTCAATGCGCCCGCGCGCGACCGGCTGGCCTATGATGAATTGTTCGCAAACGCGCTGGCGCTCATGCTGGTGCGCGAAAGCAACCGTTCGCAGCGCGGCACGCCGTTGGTGGGTGATGGAGCCATGCGCGCAAAACTGCGCCTGCCATTTGCACTTACCGGCGCGCAGGTGCGCTCCATCGCCGAGATCGAAGGCGACCTTGCGCAGCCTTCACCGATGCTGCGGCTGCTGCAAGGAGATGTCGGTTCGGGCAAGACGGTGGTGGCGCTGTCCTCGCTGCTGATCGCGGTAGAAGCGGGGGCGCAAGGCGCGCTGCTGGCGCCGACCGAAATCCTCGCTCGCCAGCATTACGAAACGCTGTCGCGGATGCTCCAGGGCACCGGGGTGGAGATCGCGCTGCTGACGGGCCGGGACAAGGGCAAGGCCCGCGAGGCGATTCTGATGGGGCTGTTGGATGGCTCGATCCAGATCGTCGTAGGCACCCATGCGATCTTTCAGGACAGCGTGGCCTATCGCAATCTCGCGCTTGTGGTGATCGACGAACAGCACCGTTTCGGTGTCGGCCAGCGGCTGATGCTGGCGCGCAAGGGCCGCCGCGCGCCGCATACTTTGGCGATGACCGCAACGCCGATCCCGCGCACGCTGACTTTGGCGCAATACGGCGAGATGGAGGTTTCCAAGCTCGACGAACTGCCGCCGGGCCGTCAGGCGATCGATACCCGCGTGATCTCGGTAGAGCGGATGGACGACGTCATCGGCGGCATCGCCCGCCACATCGAGACCGGGCAGCAGGCCTACTGGGTCTGCCCGATGGTCAACGAGAACGAAAACGAAGACCTCGCCGCCGCAGAGGCGCGCTACGCCGCGCTCAAGGAGCGATTCGGCGATACCGTCGCGCTGGTACACGGCCAGCTTCGCCCCGAGGCCAAGGACGCCGCGATGGAGCGATTCGCGCGCGGCGAGGCCAGCCTGTTGGTGGCGACCACGGTGATCGAGGTCGGTGTCGACGTGCCCAATTCCACGCTGATGGTGATCGAGCAGGCGGAGCGCTTCGGCCTTGCCCAGCTTCACCAGTTGCGCGGGCGCGTGGGCCGCGGGTCAGAAAAATCCACTTGCCTGCTGCTTCGCGGCACCCAGATGTCCGAAACCGCGCGCCAGCGGCTGGCCCTCATGCGCGAGACGCAGGACGGTTTCCGCCTTGCCGAAGAAGACTTGCAGCTACGTGGCGGCGGTGAACTGCTGGGCACCCGCCAGTCGGGCGATACGCCGTTCCGCATCGCCAGCCTGGAGCAGATCCAGAAGCTGCTGCCGATCGCCCATGACGACGCGCGTCTGCTGATCGAGCGCGACGGCGGCCTTGCCGGTCCGCGCGGTGAGGCGGCGCGGTTGCTGCTCTATCTGTTCGAGCGCGATTGGGGCGTGCAACTGCTCCGCTCGGGCTGA
- the thyA gene encoding thymidylate synthase encodes MTTTTLHADPASTAAQAPHWERQYLDLMRRIWTQGDERVDRTGVGTRSLFGETIRFDLSGGAMPLLTTKRVYWKTATREMLWFLTGDTNIRALCAQGVEIWTDWPLDRYRRETGDQIERKDFSARIVADEAFARQWGDLGPVYGKQWVDWPTYEPAGQEGLFRRGQGVNQVTQVIESLKANPGSRRHIIEGWNVAELDAMALPPCHKTYQFHVAGGRLSCLLYQRSCDLGLGFAFNMWSLALLTRMIAQQCNLEPGEAVWTGGDVHLYLNHAALVEEQLAREPSGDAHMAILRRPDSMFDYRIEDFEVTGYAPQSHISAPVAV; translated from the coding sequence ATGACCACCACCACGCTCCACGCCGACCCCGCTTCCACTGCCGCGCAGGCGCCGCATTGGGAGCGTCAGTACCTTGATCTCATGCGCCGTATCTGGACGCAGGGTGATGAACGGGTCGACCGTACCGGCGTCGGCACCCGGTCGCTGTTCGGAGAGACGATCCGCTTCGACCTGTCGGGCGGGGCGATGCCGCTGCTGACGACCAAGCGCGTCTACTGGAAGACCGCGACGCGCGAGATGCTGTGGTTCCTCACCGGCGATACCAACATCCGCGCCCTCTGCGCGCAGGGCGTGGAAATCTGGACCGACTGGCCGCTGGACCGCTATCGCCGCGAGACAGGCGACCAGATCGAGCGGAAGGATTTCTCTGCAAGGATCGTCGCCGACGAGGCTTTTGCGCGCCAGTGGGGCGATCTCGGCCCGGTCTACGGCAAGCAGTGGGTAGACTGGCCGACTTATGAGCCTGCCGGTCAGGAAGGCCTGTTCCGGCGCGGGCAGGGGGTCAATCAGGTTACGCAGGTGATCGAAAGCCTCAAGGCCAATCCGGGCAGCCGCCGCCACATCATCGAAGGCTGGAACGTTGCCGAACTGGACGCCATGGCGCTGCCGCCCTGTCACAAGACCTATCAGTTCCATGTCGCGGGCGGCCGGCTTTCATGCCTGCTTTATCAGCGCAGCTGTGATCTGGGCCTGGGTTTTGCATTCAACATGTGGTCGCTGGCGCTGCTGACCCGCATGATCGCGCAGCAATGCAACCTCGAGCCCGGTGAGGCCGTTTGGACAGGCGGTGATGTCCACTTGTACCTCAACCATGCGGCGCTGGTCGAAGAACAGCTTGCGCGGGAGCCTTCCGGGGATGCCCATATGGCCATCCTGCGCCGTCCCGATTCGATGTTCGACTACAGAATCGAAGACTTCGAAGTCACCGGATATGCGCCTCAATCGCATATCTCCGCGCCGGTTGCTGTGTGA
- a CDS encoding 3-methyl-2-oxobutanoate dehydrogenase (2-methylpropanoyl-transferring) subunit alpha, translated as MAEGPVEKGTARGNLPPLELYVPEPKYRPGDVVDYSHLPVPPAGKLARPDEACPASETWPLTLDMVRVLDEDDNAVGAWNPGLDPETLRRMLRTMALTRAFDDRLYRSQRQGKTSFYMKCTGEEAISVACAMALAGDDMVFPSYRQQGILISRGYPLVDMVNQIYSNRADPLKGRQLPIMYSAKDYGFFSISGNLATQFPQAVGWAMASAIKGDTRIATAFIGEGSSAEGDFHAAMTFAAVYNAPVVLHVVNNQWAISSFSGFAGAERTTFAARATGYGIAGLRVDGNDALAVYAAMEWAANRARANQGPTLIEHFTYRAEGHSTSDDPSAYRSAQEREEWPLGDPIMRLKKHLIALGEWSEEQQEAMDRELVEQVKVATKEAEKNGILGHGMHHPFHTMFEDVFEELPWHLEEQAAQAMRERGIKWPEWKERDDA; from the coding sequence ATGGCCGAAGGCCCCGTTGAAAAAGGTACTGCGCGCGGTAATCTGCCGCCGCTGGAACTCTATGTTCCCGAGCCGAAATACCGGCCCGGCGACGTCGTCGATTATTCGCATCTGCCGGTGCCGCCTGCCGGCAAGCTGGCCCGTCCCGACGAGGCCTGCCCGGCCAGCGAGACATGGCCGCTGACCCTCGACATGGTCCGCGTGCTGGACGAGGACGACAACGCCGTCGGCGCATGGAACCCCGGCCTCGATCCCGAGACCCTGCGCCGGATGCTGCGCACGATGGCGCTGACCCGCGCCTTCGACGACCGGCTCTATCGCAGCCAGCGGCAAGGCAAGACCAGCTTCTATATGAAATGCACCGGCGAGGAGGCGATTTCGGTCGCCTGCGCAATGGCGCTGGCCGGCGATGACATGGTGTTCCCCAGCTATCGCCAGCAGGGCATCCTGATCTCGCGCGGCTATCCGCTGGTGGACATGGTCAACCAGATCTACTCGAACCGGGCCGACCCCCTGAAGGGCCGCCAGTTGCCGATCATGTATTCGGCCAAGGATTACGGGTTCTTCTCCATCTCCGGCAACCTTGCCACGCAGTTCCCCCAGGCCGTGGGCTGGGCGATGGCCAGCGCGATCAAGGGCGACACCCGCATCGCCACCGCCTTCATCGGCGAGGGATCGAGCGCGGAAGGCGATTTCCACGCGGCGATGACCTTCGCGGCGGTCTACAATGCGCCGGTCGTGCTCCACGTGGTCAACAACCAGTGGGCGATCTCCAGCTTCTCCGGGTTCGCCGGGGCGGAGCGCACGACCTTCGCGGCGCGCGCCACCGGCTACGGCATTGCCGGATTGCGGGTCGACGGCAACGATGCGCTGGCGGTCTATGCGGCGATGGAGTGGGCCGCCAACCGCGCCCGCGCCAATCAGGGCCCGACCCTGATCGAGCATTTCACCTACCGCGCCGAGGGCCACTCCACCTCGGACGATCCATCCGCCTATCGCTCCGCTCAGGAGCGTGAGGAATGGCCGCTGGGCGATCCGATCATGCGCCTCAAGAAGCACCTGATCGCGCTTGGCGAATGGTCGGAGGAGCAGCAGGAGGCGATGGACCGCGAACTGGTCGAACAGGTCAAGGTCGCCACCAAGGAGGCGGAGAAGAACGGCATTCTTGGCCACGGCATGCACCATCCGTTCCACACCATGTTCGAGGACGTCTTCGAGGAACTGCCCTGGCACCTTGAGGAGCAGGCTGCGCAGGCCATGCGCGAACGCGGCATAAAATGGCCGGAATGGAAGGAGCGGGACGATGCCTGA